Within the Bacteroidia bacterium genome, the region ACTCCTTTTCATACCAATACAAATATTGAGCATAGGACTTATGCTTTTCAAATTCTTCAACCGCACGATGGCAGTCCAAAATTGCAAAGCCCTTCTTGTGTAACATATAGAAAAAAATCGCTCCCGAAGCATCTGGACCTACTATACATAACGACTGGTCAGGTACACTTTGCCTAAGTATTTGCCTACTCTGCTCATAATATAACTCGTCAGGAAGTAAATGGCTGTCTGTCAGCCACCTTGCAGGATAAATCCTAATTATTGCCACAACAGGAACTAAGTAAAAACATAGATATGCTAAATATCTCAATCCTTTTACTGTATGTTGACTAAGCTTATACATGCCCCAACCAGCAATGGTAGAGAGTACTATCGTATAAGGTAGCATGTAATACTCATGGTACTTCATCTGTGTCAACTCCACGAAATGATAAATCAACAGAGCAATACTCCAAACTAATATGGGTAAAAAATATTTTCTTTGCTTTATTACCTCTTTAATGCGGATTAAGCCATACACAAAAAGCACAAAACTACTAAAACCTAAAAGCAGTTCAGGTAAATCGCTGATAATGTTTTTCTCTAAAATCTCAACAATAAGTTTGGTTTCTTTGGCAGGGCGGAATTCTATTCCAAAATCATACAGCCCCGAAGTTCTAATAAGATACACTGCATGCCTGTACCAAGATAAAGGAACAACTACACTACAAATTCCGAGTACGGTCAATTTCAAAATATCTTTGTAGGTATATGTTTGCCAAGAGATGAAAAAAATTGTTACCATAAAAAAGCCAATAGCTAAATACTGTATTTTGGTAAGCCCTGCAAGAGTAGCAAAGAAAGTACAAATGAGAACGTTTTTCCAAGTTCTATTTTGATTAAACCTTTGATAGAAATACAAAGCCCATATACTTGCACTTAAAGCTAATATGTCTGGTAAAGGGTTGATGCAATGAAAAAAAAGTTCAGGAATAAATAGAAAAATAACCGCCGTGTAATAAGCGATAGGTTTACTCTGCAGCCACTCATTTACCCAAAGGTATAAACCTATAACTCCTGCTACAAAAATGCACCATGTCAAAAATCGCGCTATCCAATATTTTTCACCTGTAATATGGTAGACTATCGCAAACAAGTATTCAAGTGAAGGAAATTGCATGCCCGTAACTCCATCAGAGAGCCCTCGATTGTCTACGCGGGGTTTGAATATGTTCATGCTTTCTTCATAA harbors:
- a CDS encoding glycosyltransferase family 39 protein — protein: MKKLWIWITLNFVLHVFFMNRPPNSLHTWRQCSTLAVARNFYEESMNIFKPRVDNRGLSDGVTGMQFPSLEYLFAIVYHITGEKYWIARFLTWCIFVAGVIGLYLWVNEWLQSKPIAYYTAVIFLFIPELFFHCINPLPDILALSASIWALYFYQRFNQNRTWKNVLICTFFATLAGLTKIQYLAIGFFMVTIFFISWQTYTYKDILKLTVLGICSVVVPLSWYRHAVYLIRTSGLYDFGIEFRPAKETKLIVEILEKNIISDLPELLLGFSSFVLFVYGLIRIKEVIKQRKYFLPILVWSIALLIYHFVELTQMKYHEYYMLPYTIVLSTIAGWGMYKLSQHTVKGLRYLAYLCFYLVPVVAIIRIYPARWLTDSHLLPDELYYEQSRQILRQSVPDQSLCIVGPDASGAIFFYMLHKKGFAILDCHRAVEEFEKHKSYAQYLYWYEKE